In Antennarius striatus isolate MH-2024 chromosome 20, ASM4005453v1, whole genome shotgun sequence, the genomic window ACCTTGTTTGATGACGCTCCGGATCCTGAACAGCGACACAAATCCAGCCAAAAGGAACATCGTgccaatgaataaataaatcaccaaaGGGGCCAACACGAAGCCCCGTAAGTTGTCCAGGTTCTGGTTCCCCACGTAGCAGATCCCAGCCACGGAGTCTCCGTCTACTGAGCTCAGCGCAAGGACAGCGATGGACTTCATGCTGGGGATGAGCCAGGCTGCGAGGTGGAAGTACTGGGAGTAACTGGCGATCGCCTCGTTGCCCCACTTCATCCCGGCCGCGAGAAACCAGGTCAGGGACAGGATGACCCACCAGATGGAGCTGGCCATCCCGAAAAAGTAAATAAGGAGGAAAACCACGGTGCAGAGCGCGGGTCCGGTGGTCTCGTAGTGGATGTGCTCCATGTCCAGCTCCCGGCTACACGCCACCTTCTCGTGTCCGGCGATCAGTCTGACGATGTATCCGATGGACACGAACATGTAACAGGctgagaggaagatgatgggTCTCTCCGGATACTTGAAGCGTTCCATGTCGATGAGGAAAGTTGCGACGGTGGCAAAAGTTGACACGAAACACAAGACGGACCAGAGTCCGATCCAAAAGGCGGTGAAGGCTCGCTCGTCGTGCGTAAAATACGGGTTGTGGCACGGCATGGCGCAGTTGGTGATCTGACCCGTCTGGACTCGGTTGTAGAGCGGGTGGCGGTCCGTGTTCACCGGCACCATCGGCTCTAAACACTTGCACCCCGGCTCGCAGGGGGCGGCGGGCGGCTTGTATTTCCCAGGCGCGCCGGGTCGGCTGGGCTTATTTTTAGGCGGATTGTAACCCTTACCGGGGTGGTTGGTGGGTTTGGAGAGCACGGGGGACACCGTGGTGGAGTCGGTTCTGTTGTAGTCCATACACAGGGTGTCGGGGTTGCCCTGGACCGGCAGCAGGTCACACCTCATCCTGTCCGGCCAGGGGAAGCCGTACTGCCTCATGAGCGGCGCGCAGCCAGCCCgggctctctcacacacactccggCACGGCGGGAGAGGTTTCTTGTAGTCCTCCAGACAGATCGGGGTGTACATGCTGCACAGAAAGAACTTCAGATCCGGGGAGCACTGAATCTCCACCAGGGGCCAAAACTGGTGCACCTCCAGTCCCGCCTCGTCCTGCGTGTCGTGGTTGAACTGATTGGGCATGTAGGTGTAGTTGTAGCCGATGCCTTTACACAGAGGGACGGCTATCTCCTGGCAGGTGATCTCCTTGGCCGTGGTGCAGCTGGATCGGGGCAGGAGAGCAAGTGAGAGGAGCAGGTAAATCCCAACCGGGTCCATCTCTCCAACGCGTTCTCTACACCTCTGGTACGACTCCTCTCCGGCGTCTGCTTTCTCCTCCGGTCCGGTCTAGATGTCGGGCAGCGAGCCCATCTCGCTTCTCTGTGGATCTCGCACGGAGTTGCGAGCAATGTGCGAGCCGTGTTTACtttcagaggaagaggaggaggaggaggaggagagaaagcgACAGGCAAGATGGCTGAGAGGAGAATCCACCTTCCTCTGGAAACAGCTTTGGTGTCTcctcacttaaaaaaaaacgtgctgttaacaacaaaacaaaaagaaaacaaagatcaGCTGACCGAGTTCTGCCAACAGAACAAATGTGGGCCTTGGTTCTGTTTAAAACACAGCGACTACATTCAGTCGGTTCGTCCCACCTCAATCCCGGTTCCCATACATATCAACGGCCTGGGGATTGAGCAGTGCCAGTATATATGAGAGGCTGGCAGGCCACGCCCCTGGATGTACTCCACCAATGACAGAGCGACAGAGGCGGTGCTTTATTTCTGTCAATCAAtcgtttctttttcattcttttttttttttttaactaaaagaCGTTTTGTTGGATGATCTCCTGATCACACTAGTTTGTCCAGTGTCTACATTAGATCATACAAGGATCATAATTCTATTGCCAAAGTAAATAACATCCTAATAAATCCTTCAAGCTTACATTAAACATCTAACCTATAATTTATGATACAACAGGAACCTTAAATAATAGTAAAATCATGATGTTTGCTAAATGGAAAAAGAATCTATTTTTGTATTCTTTCTCAGtgactgagtgttttgtttctccctttaacacaaactttcattttgtcacaacacacacacacacatgcacacacacatacacacaccagtcATGGGCAGCTCCTGattgttactgtgtgtgtgtgtgtgtgtgtgtgtgtgtgtgtgtgtgtgtgtgtgtgtgtgtgtgtgacagagagagaaagaggccaGTTGTGCAAATCAGCTAATTTGCGCATGATAAGACTACACGGGGAGCTGTCTGTGCTCGTGAAAAGCTGTTTTATTCAGTGAAATGAGGTGCTAATGTTTCCTTTAACGCTTGCATAGAGCTCCGCGGGAGGCGTAATTACGCGAGGCAGAGACCAATCTGAGGAGCAGACAGAGCGCTCCTATCAGCGTTCACATGCGTCCACAGTGTCCGGCATCTCTGGTTCGGCGGCAGAGATCGTTTTGTAGTAAATGGTATTTTACATGCCTCACATTGTCTCATAACTTGTGCGTAATATCTCCTCATTAAACTGCCAGTATTCCTATAACTCTATCAGAGCTGCTGTGTGGCCTCAGAGGATGAAATGTCTGGGCAGTTCTCATACAGACAGAAGGATActgattactgtactgtattaataATTATGAGATATTCGTCTGGTGTGTTGGACCtctattacttttttttgtgttccttttgGAACAAATAgaccagaggaaaaaaaaagggaaaacttTACCAAGGCAGTTCAGTTTTACGATTATATAATTACACCACAAAACATGTCCTGTATCACTTTGAACCTCATAATTTTACCTCGTTTCCATAAAAACCAGCTCCTAGAATTTGGAATAATTAATTAGTGTGATAGTTATTCTGGAAAAACAATATCTCATGTTGGGTTTGTCCAGGATCTACATCAGCGGTGACAAACTGAGTCAGCAGGGTTGCAGCTGTGATGTTTAAAGAAACATTCTTATTTccaatgaataaaatcaaaaagtgCATCAAGATCCAGAGTTGATGGATTGCCTTTAAAGCCTTATTTTCTCCACGAAGTGTGACTTCTTGGCAGATCCATGATTTACCTATGTGATGGTGAGATGGAGATATGCTCACGCAACTTTATTCTATAAATGAAAACTTGAAGGAGATTTAGCCAATATTTTAGAGACAAGCCTGTATtatcaatatttattatttcaaaattGTGAATTTTCCATGAACTCCATACATTAAGACATTTTGGATTACCAGACCCAGAATGTTATTAGAAGcaaattatattttgtgtttccgTAGCTACATTAAGCGATGTCATACTCTTTCGCTATTCTTCCTGAAAGTCCAACAAGTAGGCTGGTTATGTGAAATAGATCAAAATCTCAAAACTGtaaaggaaggaagaagaaaatccaGACTCTGCAGATCCACTCTAATATTTAACGAACCATCCTCCCACCAAGCTTcatttgtgtaatcctgctcaCAGAAGGATGAACTAAACCCAAATGATGGTGTCAGAAGTGTTAAATATTATAAGCTTTTAAAAGAcgtaaaaattatttaaaaaaaaaaaaagattttccatACATTCTTTTGCCCTGAAGTTTCAACTTAGTGGAGTATTTTGTAGTATAGTATCGCTAATAGTTTACTAAAACCTAAACGCTCTCTGGATATTTTCAAGTGTCCCTCTAAAATATGGTATGTGCTTTAATATAACACATATAGTAACTAATGCGTTATTCATAATATGTGTCTGTGatcttaaaatgttgttttgcaaAGACAAAACAGCCAAAATCAGGTAAACaaatctgattattattatagcaGTGTATTTAAGGATGCATAACATGCAGCTTCCAGTAAAATGAAGTGAAGAAATCAACCACGTGGTCAGCACATCTGTCTGAAACTTGATATTCATGTCACCCATAggaatgcacacacatgcacttatTCACACATGCCAGGAGGCCTTACTGTGCTAGCAGTGTTTAAAAGCATCTTTCTCCCACCTTCCCACCCATGCATAATGCAACATTGTTTTCAGGGACCAGGGTGTGGTAGAGCTGGAGTTGAAGTTTAGTGGTATTGTGTTTGGAGTAGCGCCAGGTTTTTATCATGTGAGGCAGCCGTTTTACACCCTTGACCCACAGAGCGAATAAAATAACCAAAGTGAGCTTGAGCATCACAAGAGCACAGATTGATTAAGTGACTAGCCAGTGTGAGATAACATGGAGGGAGCTCCGTTAATGGCTGTTTGCTTTTGATTAGGAAACAAGAGTTTGGCTAGCCAAGGCAGTGGAGATATGTGAGTGAGTGTTTGTGCACACGATGGATGGTGTGATGTTTTCTCAATAATAAACCCTGGTATTTGAGATGTGTTAAAAGGACGTTGAAGAAAAAGGGAGTGAGGGTAAGGTGCTGGTCACAGTGTGGGAGAGTGATGgagggagcagagggagggCCAGACAAGGGCAAGAGAGGGCGTCCTGTCTGCTCTGAGCACAGATAATGATTTACTCCAAGGAAACTCACTCATCTCCGCTTTGCAgcgcagagcagcctgctgtgAGAAAATATCTCTACAGACCGGAGCTTTAAAGAAACATCCCAATGGCCAATGAATAAAATCCAGAATTCCATCAAGATCCAAAGTTAATGGATTCCTTTTAAAGCCCTATTCTGTTTACTAGAATCAAGTAGTCTCACTGAAGAAAGGAAGTCCATCAAGTGTGACTTCTTGGCAGATCCTGGACTTACCTCTGTCGTGGTGAGACGGAGATATGCTAATGCAACTTTATCTTGTAAAGGAAAGCTTCGAGGAGATTTAGCCAATCTGCTGGACACAATTCCAAGAGCCTCGGTGGCATTTAGCGGGCTCGCGCTAACCCAAGGCTGCTTGTTAAGACTTCATTAGCTGTGTTTGCTCAGGCCTCTTCACTcgaaagaggtggaggaggactcCCCAGGCTCCAGCCTCAGCCCCAGTACAGACACTCCATATGGGGCTTGTTTGCTCAGGGCGGGCCTGGTAATCACTTTCAGGTGGAGCCGGAGGAGACAGAGGCAAGGCTGAGGGGATTTTGGGGAATGCTCAGGAGCTGGAAACCTCACCCCTAGGCCCCAGCCCCCGACAGGAGCCTCTTTTCTACCAGAGTACTCCTGAGGTGACAGAGCGTGGTGCGTGTACCCTGTGAATTAGCTCACCTAGGGCCCATTACCTTAACAAACACAGCCAGCCCCTCCAATCTACCTACTGCTGGGAGGACGGCCAGCTCCTGGTAAATCCTTCCTTACAACCACTGCCCCCCTCTCTGTGAGACCAGGAAAGCCTcgtgtgtctttgtatgtgtgtgtgtgtgtttgtgtgtgtgtgtgtgtgtgtgtgtttgtgtgtgtgtgtgtgtgttagcctgtggccccgtccacacgatgccggaacgttttgaaaacgcaacttttttgttgcgtttaagCCTTCCGTCCaaacgacaacgcagatatccggaacgaaaacgcaactatttaaaaacgctggcctaggtggattttttaaaaacggtgggtctgcgttgtcgtgtggacggtgtatccgcaactttttaaaaatgctgacgtcttgcctgcgacgaaaacctctgtgacgtcatatttatgagcccgtgtgttgtgacaacaaaacacggaggattcctattggataaaatttgactcaatactgccaccacatggtatggcatgcttatagctgtcttcgaaaacggactgctgcgtttacgtgtggacgaagaatttttgaaaacacagttgtgtggacgcgaattgttttcgatgcgtttttaaaaagttgcgttttcaataaaatccgtcatcgtgtggacggggcctcagctTCTAACCTCTGTGAGGTGTGCTCACTGCTATTCCTACCATTGATATTCCAACGACCGTTGCCCAGGACCCACCTGGCTGCTCCAATGATAGTTGTTGGGAACACCAAGGACTGGTTGTCGAAATACGAATTTCAAAGAGCACGAAGCCCTCATATGCAAATGGTGGTCATTAGCAGGAGCCGCTTCACAAGAGTCGATCTGCTGACTAGTTCTTTTCGGTCTTTTTGCTcgtctgactgtgtggtgtggggccTTCTGGGTGGACCTGACTTTGTCTGAGGGTGTTGCTAGGTTTGAAGAACGTGAGGATGTGGTTTTTGATGAAAATCctcctcagtttttcagacactccagacacacatgGGATCACTATGGTGTTCTGCTCTCCTTCTGTTCGGTCCTCACTGGGcttttctcctttctggatcttgtgttgGTCTTTataaaggtccagtcaggatactCATAAGTTTTCAGCGCCCCTTTtaggtgtttgtgttttttgtctggCATTGTCTGCTGGTGGGTAACTTGTCGGCCTTGTGTTGCAGGGCCCTGATGACtcctaacttgtgctccagtggatGGTGGAGTAAAAGAGCACGTACCGGCCAATGTGTTAGTTTCCTGTACACATACCATTTAAATGGTGTTGTATAAAATGGTCAAATGTTGAGGCACATTCGACGTAAAAGGAATGGTATTTGAAACTTTGTACTATTCTTCTCACAGTGATACCAGCTATATGTTTTGCGGAGCCCCAATGAAAATCTCTTATATAATGACACAAAACATCTGCAGGGTGGATTACATCAAGAATCTCAAAATAGGCTGATCCACTTTTCACTTACACCACTAATTGAAAAGCAGCTTTGCCTCCATGAAGAGATTCTGTGCAATTCTCCTGCAGCCAAAGAACTGTTTTTggcagccgtgtgtgtgtgtgtgtgtgtgtgtgtgtgtgtgtgtgtgtgtgtgtgtgtgtgtgtgtgtgtgtgtgtgtgtgtgtgtgtgtgatcgtgTGATTGTTTGGAGTTTTCAGCCATCCGATGCCACAGGAATCTGGCCAGCCAGCAGAGGTCTGCTTTTGGCTGCTACGACACCTGCTACTTGACACTCGCGTCAGATTTATCTCTACTCTTGTAAAACAGCATGCAGCTTGTTCTCTCTCCGTCCAGAAAGGTAAGTGAGCCCATGGATTTCTGTtaatcacaacacacacacacacacacacacacacacacacacacacacacacacacacacacacacacacacacacacacacacacacacacacacacacacacacacacacacacacacacacacacacaccctaacccatTTGATTAGAGTTGATCTTTCCACCTGCGTATGTAACGAGACGAGGCATGCATTCCTAGGACAACACATGGACGGCCCTGAAGCAGGCGGACTGGCCGTCTGATTCCACACATGGGGTGGAACACTGGTCTCTGAATCGTAATGGCGgtgatttaatttttcttgCTCTGATGGCCGCCGTCGTTGTTGCACACAGGGGTGGGACACGCTGGAAGAGCCATACTGGCTGCTTCAGTACTGATTCTGACCACATTGCAGGGGGGTCATAAGGGTTGCAAGGTGTCTGAACCCAATTCTGCAGGGAAGGAAGACAAAGCAGAATCCTGTTAATTGACTCATgacattaatattcatgaatACATCTCATCTCCACCTTTTGCCCCTTTAACCTCTGCATCTTCTGTGAGCTAATAACCCCATGTTTGAGATGGAGGGCTTTCAGGGTGTTTTTTCACTCCACTCACTAATAGTGTGTGTGAAGTTCTGCGTGATGGAAGGATTATATACATCATATATTTGATATAGTCCTAAGTACAGAACATGCCAGTTtcaacaaaaatctttttttgttatattttggtTTGCGATTTTCAGTATTGAGtgatgtgtctgtttgtttcacAAAGAGCTGATAATGCAATTCAAATGTGTGATTACTGTTTATTCCATTCATTAGGTAGATGAGACAAAATGAATACTGGCATCCAAGTAATATCAGCACATTAAGTAACAGATGTGTGTAATGCCCCAAACCATGGGTCACAGTGAAATTAGGGTATTTTTCAATCTGGAAAATTTACCCATAATAGGCTGGCTAGCCAGAAGGAAGTAAATACTTGTGTAGataatgtagtgatttaagTCTGTGGCATGAAACTATTGAGTTAAGTTCAGTCCAAAGTGAACAACTAATCTGTTCTTTTTTGAAAGAAACCAGTGTTAGTTTGTTAACAATGTCATGCTGTTTGTTAGCTGTTGTTTTTCACAAACCTGAAGACTGTTTCACctgaccagaaccagaccaacAATCTCCCTCTGCTATTAGTGTTGATGCTAAGCTATCTCATCCTGCTACCATCTGCAACTTGACGGTGAGgtacaaactgcacagaacaGAGGGATCAGAGGTGGAATTGAGCCAAGGACCTTCTCGCTGTGAGGCAACCGTGCTTCCTACCACCTTGCTGCCCTATTGACAAATTGTGTACCAGAATATTCaagacacaaaatgtgtttcctaAATGCTACCAAATGCAAACATGGTTGGTTGTTACTCATTAAATCATTCACCAAGTTATTGCTCCTCACCGTCTCCTCTACATATTGACATCATCCCCTTCTTGGTATGGATAGCCTCAGACAATGTCAGGATTTGAAGATGCTTCAATGAGCGTAGCTCACCATCAGATGTCCATCTGTCATGTCTCTGTGAGAGAATGTATGACCCCAGTGTCTAGAAATGTCAATGGAAGCATGCGCTGTACATCACTCTTGTTTTCCTTCTTAATGTCATTTTTAGCATCATCTCCCTCCCTGCCTTCCTCCATCTCTGTGTGGCTTGCTGCGAAACAGATGGTGAGGGCAAGGATGACCAccagacagaaggagggagagtgAGAGAAGCAGAAAATGACAAGATAGGGAAGTGGAAAACCCTAGCCGGGGGGGAGAGACATGCAGGCAGAAAGGTAGCAGATGTGTAAATACACAAATGACCTTGTGGAGTTGGTGTGTCATTCTTGGCGAGCTCCAAACCCTCCATCTCGCTGCACTTCAGAGGATGAGTAACATCCCGAGTGAGCAAACCTGGGAGTTCTGTGGCACTCATTAGCAGTCCGATTAAGACATGTTGATTAATGTAAACGCTGGCATTATCTACAGCCTGGCCTTCACAGTGGGTGTACATAGACAGACTGTTCAGTTTCAATTATTTTGGTTGCATCTGTGACAAGCACGAGAGATTCTCACTTGTGTTTTACCTGTGtaagaatgtgtttgtgtgtgtttgtgtgtgagagagataaAACTTTGCATTCCAAGACCAGAGAGTGAATCATTGATAATATCatctgttacattttttttcatataaaatttAGCTGAAAACATCATATCCATACCATTTCCCAGCTGATACATTGAAATGAGTCTGCTCTGTAGCCCACCACCTATGCAGGAAAAGATGTCCCATGTGTGATCTCATCTAGTAAGGTCCGACAGATGTGGTTGTCAAATGGAAGGGGAGAAGTGTTAGTGGATAGAAGTCACAGACAAACTTGGAAACACCCGGGAAGACCACCTGAGCCGAAGGTAAAAGCAGTCTTTCGTGATGTCATCCTGTATGACCTTTCACTCCTACAGATCTTAACTTCTGACCACACAATTCATGTTGTGTGGTTTACGTCTCATTTACTTTTCCATCTATACCTCTTCTGACCAAGCAATGTGCAACACCATAAGATTAAAGCTTATTCCTGCCTCTCTACATTGACATAAAGGGGTCTCCACTCCACAAAATAGTAATTGGATCAATTGACATAATCTGGTTGTCGAAATTATGTGAGCAAGCTTGACTGAACTTCTGGTTTGATTTTCTCTGATTGCATCAGGCAGGTAAGGCACGGCGTATTAACACTTCAAGTCTCCCGCTGCTGATGTTATCTACCCCAACACAGACCGAGGACGTCTTTATCAGCCAGTGACACCATTAAGATTTGCATCTCCAGACAATGATTGTGTGCTTAGCTGGTTGTAAAGCTATTTGTATAATCATTGATGGTAAACATGAGGGATGTTACTGCATTTTTGCTCAGGTGAAGTTATGCAGCTTCACTATTTCCCTCCAAAACCCCAAATCCCCCCAAAATTTGGACAGAATGCAATACTTCTCAAATGTTTGTTAAAACTAATGGAATTGAATTGTTCAAACTGAAAAGATTTATTCCTCATTCTGAATTTGATGCCATACATAAGATTATTTTTGAGAAGCTATGATGGGTTTATATTTACCATCATATTTCATCACCTTTTCCTTTAACAGCATCCAGTAAATCTGTGGGAAGAGAGGACATTAATTGTGccataatttgaatttaaattcttCACATTGTCTGAATCGTTGGGCAACATTTTGGACTGCAAATTGTAAAATCCttgaattgaaattaaataatttatattttgcattgagaaacatttttcttaaacattctgtgaaaaaaaattctggtatgaaatttaaaatatgcaTATGAAGAGACAACACAACTTTGAATGTGTCTGTACTGCTTTAAATTTAAGTGAATGTCTAAATTAGGAACTCATCAGATTTTGTCTGATAAGTATTTCACAACTATTTGGAAATCATGGTTACAGACTCCTCCTGTCAAAATATGTGCAAATTGTGAAAGGCTAGTGTTTGAACTCGAGGTGAATGTAGTCCATTTAGATGTGCAGTCAAAGACATCTAAAGGTGAATGAAGCAGTGGAGGTTGATGAGGGGGCACAGAGGTTGGGGGTGGgtagggtggtggtggtggtgggggctccCCTGAGCTATACTGTATCATGTCTGATTGACAGGCAACACGCAAAGCTCACCTGCGCCTCTGACCTCCCTTTTTACATCTCCCTGTCACTCTTAtcccttcttctcttcttttctgtatttctttaaaGAGCGGAAACTTGATGAGGGGCCATGTCCAGGGTGAAATGTCCTCGGGCTGCGACCTGcgctaaggggggggggggtcaccggGAAACAAAGACCATTCAGGTAAAGCCTTCTGAGCTGGCCTCAGACAGACAGCTCCCAGGTCAGATAACACTGAGCCTAATGTGGTTGCATTGCCGAGCCGATGCCACCAAACTCTTATACAGCGAGCATTCAGGGtaggaaaggtgtgtgtgtgtgtgtgtgtgtgtgtgtgtgtgctgttgttGCTTCAGTGACTGagaatagaagaaaaacagaatgacAGGTGAATAAACACAATGCTCTGAAAGCTCCCTTGAACTTTGATGAAATGCTGATGCCCGTGTTGTAATCCTCTTTATGCAGGATTATCTCAGTTAGGATTCTGAAACCACATAATAAGGAAGtgaaaaatctttatttaaagttACTCAATCCCAAACTGCAATCGCGGACCACGTGGCAAGGAATCAGCAAAGTGATACAGACAGAAATACGAGAAATGACTGAGATATTCATGTTATATACAGAAGGAGGACATTCACCCTTCACcctatacagtatacataccGTTAGCATGTCTGTTCTACAACGAAATGATCTAGTTTGAGAACTTCTGTAAGCATTTCTCCCTCTACGTCTCTGCCTTTAATCTTACTGGACCTCATGGTATCTATGTTCCTCCAAAAGATGATTAAGAATTAGTTAACAGACCTGCCGTTGTTGTTGAATCTAGGTATCATTAGTGGATTCATTCTTCTTGGTTAGGGAGGGTTTAGGCAGATTTCAAATAAAGACCAATGATACAGTCAATTTGTCCAAAATATGTGCTGTATTCTAACAGCAGGAGGCAAGACATCATTATCTGGGTGGCAATGAATCATCCTAAAAtcctaaataaaataacaggCTACGTCAACACATCATCATGACTGTCTTTACACTAAATGACTGGTT contains:
- the fzd8a gene encoding frizzled-8a; the encoded protein is MDPVGIYLLLSLALLPRSSCTTAKEITCQEIAVPLCKGIGYNYTYMPNQFNHDTQDEAGLEVHQFWPLVEIQCSPDLKFFLCSMYTPICLEDYKKPLPPCRSVCERARAGCAPLMRQYGFPWPDRMRCDLLPVQGNPDTLCMDYNRTDSTTVSPVLSKPTNHPGKGYNPPKNKPSRPGAPGKYKPPAAPCEPGCKCLEPMVPVNTDRHPLYNRVQTGQITNCAMPCHNPYFTHDERAFTAFWIGLWSVLCFVSTFATVATFLIDMERFKYPERPIIFLSACYMFVSIGYIVRLIAGHEKVACSRELDMEHIHYETTGPALCTVVFLLIYFFGMASSIWWVILSLTWFLAAGMKWGNEAIASYSQYFHLAAWLIPSMKSIAVLALSSVDGDSVAGICYVGNQNLDNLRGFVLAPLVIYLFIGTMFLLAGFVSLFRIRSVIKQGGTKTDKLEKLMIRIGIFTVLYTVPATIIVACYFYEQHNRQSWEITHNCSNCLLERDRRSPDYAVFMLKYFMCLLVGITSGVWIWSGKTLDSWRTFCTRCCWGSKGTSGSMYSDVSTGLTWRSGTASSVSCPKQMPLSQV